Proteins co-encoded in one Streptomyces roseochromogenus subsp. oscitans DS 12.976 genomic window:
- a CDS encoding SpoIIE family protein phosphatase — translation MDATRVTEQPTSFERPQGADPAEGRGALRHTPKQLGGSAALPVQARTDGTPSGPGTTAPCGKGNKGKEHPVNGPEHSQPAAAEPGAHRPRPAPEGIPPQPGAEQERAPGGQERRTGRPLPPGRPTPMRRDGDRLRFVGAATRRIARGLDLDEIVMGLCRATVPTFSDAILVYLRDPLPVGDERPTGPVVLRLRRTDRIPEERDTDGVLLPPAFEQEPEPSALAELSSLTTELCEVRPGGALNEVLRGVRPVFADAPAARAALPELLGEGAETVVPSGQHAILAPLRGRRRVIGAALFLRRPERLAFEADDLLVAAQLATHSALGIDKAVLYGREAYIADELQRTMLPETLPRPTGVRLASRYLPAAETARVGGDWYDAIPLPGSRVALVVGDVMGHSMTSAAIMGQLRTTAQTLAGLDLPPQEVLHHLDEQAQRLGTDRMATCLYAVYDPVTHRITIANAGHPPPVLLHLGGRAEVLRVPPGAPIGVGGVDFEAVELDAPAGATLLLYTDGLVESRLRDVWTGIEQLREKLAATAQLTGPDHPPPLEALCDEVLDMLGPGDRDDDIALLAARFDGIAPSDVAFWRLEPEETAPGQARRLARRALARWDLEDLSDSVELLVSEVVTNAVRYASRPVTLRLLRTDVLRCEVGDDVPQLPRLRQARATDEGGRGLYLVNRLARRWGATRLSTGKVVWFELNRS, via the coding sequence ATGGATGCGACACGCGTGACGGAGCAGCCCACCTCCTTCGAGCGCCCTCAGGGCGCCGACCCCGCGGAGGGCCGCGGGGCGCTCCGGCATACCCCGAAGCAGCTCGGCGGGTCCGCCGCCTTACCGGTCCAGGCCCGGACCGACGGCACGCCCTCCGGCCCGGGGACGACCGCGCCCTGCGGCAAGGGGAACAAGGGGAAGGAGCACCCAGTCAACGGCCCCGAGCACTCCCAGCCCGCCGCCGCCGAGCCCGGCGCACACCGTCCGCGCCCCGCACCGGAGGGCATTCCGCCGCAGCCCGGCGCCGAGCAGGAGCGGGCGCCGGGCGGTCAGGAGCGCCGTACCGGGCGCCCCCTGCCGCCGGGCCGGCCGACGCCGATGCGGCGCGACGGGGACCGGCTGAGATTCGTGGGCGCGGCCACCCGGCGGATCGCGCGCGGCCTCGATCTGGACGAGATCGTGATGGGCCTGTGCCGGGCGACCGTGCCGACGTTCTCGGACGCGATCCTGGTCTATCTGCGCGACCCGCTGCCGGTCGGCGACGAGCGGCCCACCGGGCCCGTGGTGCTGCGACTGCGCCGTACCGACCGGATACCGGAGGAGCGGGACACCGACGGGGTGCTGCTGCCGCCCGCCTTCGAGCAGGAGCCGGAGCCGAGCGCGCTGGCCGAGCTGTCCTCCCTGACCACCGAGCTGTGCGAGGTGCGCCCCGGTGGCGCGCTGAACGAGGTGCTGCGCGGGGTGCGGCCGGTGTTCGCGGACGCGCCCGCCGCCCGGGCCGCGCTGCCCGAGCTGCTCGGCGAGGGCGCCGAGACGGTCGTACCGTCTGGGCAGCACGCGATCCTCGCGCCGCTGCGCGGCCGGCGCCGGGTGATCGGCGCGGCGCTGTTCCTGCGCCGCCCGGAGCGGCTCGCGTTCGAGGCCGACGACCTGCTGGTGGCGGCCCAGCTGGCGACGCACAGCGCGCTCGGCATCGACAAGGCGGTGCTGTACGGCCGGGAGGCGTACATCGCCGACGAGCTGCAGCGCACCATGCTGCCCGAGACCCTGCCCCGCCCGACCGGGGTGCGGCTGGCCTCGCGCTATCTGCCGGCCGCCGAGACCGCGCGGGTGGGCGGCGACTGGTACGACGCGATCCCGCTGCCGGGCAGCCGGGTGGCCCTGGTCGTCGGCGACGTCATGGGGCACTCCATGACCTCGGCGGCGATCATGGGCCAGCTGCGCACCACCGCGCAGACCCTGGCCGGGCTCGATCTGCCGCCGCAGGAGGTGCTGCACCACCTGGACGAGCAGGCACAGCGGCTCGGCACCGACCGCATGGCGACCTGTCTCTACGCCGTCTACGACCCGGTCACGCACCGCATCACCATCGCCAACGCCGGCCATCCGCCGCCCGTGCTGCTGCATCTGGGCGGCCGGGCCGAGGTGCTGCGGGTGCCGCCGGGCGCGCCCATCGGGGTCGGCGGGGTCGACTTCGAGGCGGTCGAGCTGGACGCGCCCGCCGGGGCCACGCTGCTCCTCTACACCGACGGCCTGGTGGAGTCCCGGCTGCGGGACGTGTGGACCGGCATAGAGCAGCTGCGGGAAAAGCTCGCCGCGACCGCCCAGTTGACCGGCCCCGACCATCCGCCGCCGCTGGAAGCCCTGTGCGACGAGGTCCTGGACATGCTCGGACCGGGCGACCGGGACGACGACATCGCGCTGCTCGCGGCCCGCTTCGACGGGATCGCGCCGAGCGATGTCGCGTTCTGGCGGCTGGAGCCGGAGGAGACGGCCCCCGGGCAGGCCCGCCGGCTGGCCCGGCGCGCGCTCGCCCGCTGGGATCTGGAGGATCTGTCGGACTCGGTGGAGCTGCTGGTCAGCGAGGTCGTGACGAACGCCGTACGGTACGCGTCCCGGCCGGTGACGCTCCGGCTGCTGCGCACGGACGTGCTGCGCTGCGAGGTCGGCGACGACGTGCCGCAACTGCCCCGGCTGCGCCAGGCGCGGGCCACGGACGAGGGCGGGCGCGGCCTGTACCTGGTCAACAGGCTGGCCCGGCGCTGGGGCGCGACCCGGCTGAGCACGGGCAAGGTGGTCTGGTTCGAGCTGAACCGGAGCTGA
- a CDS encoding transglycosylase domain-containing protein, producing the protein MGRAEERRARQRGGHRAAPKRHRSAPTAATPADGRPGRPPKGRSGKPPKGRIRRLFTWKKILGTFFTLCLLVIAAFIGLYLYVDIPAGNADAQLQSNIYKYSDGTMLTRTGYLNRESVDLSEVPKDVQRTFVAAENKNFYHDAGVDLQGTARGILNTVMGRGTQGGSTITQQYVKNYYLDQNQTVTRKLKELVISLKLDRQKSKDYILAGYINTSYYGRGAYGIQAAAQAYYHKDAKNLTVEEGAYLAALLQAPNQYDWAIASDTGKKFAQARWNYVLDNMVKQNWLDASKRQAMKFEVPKAPKAAPGMKGQTGYLVDAANAQLEKQLVAQGKANSLGDAEALVKKGGWTITLNIDRKKQRELEQAVKEQLTSKLDAKKRSVDGDVQPGAASVDPKTGKVLAMYGGADYFQHYTNNATRRDYQPASTFKPVILAAALAEGAQTQDGQPITASTIYDGTSGRQVVDHGSKVGFGPPNEDKQDYGPITVQTAMNQSVNSVFAQMGVDVGMDKVMSVAGKLGMDTKGMEAVPAQTLGSMGASPLEMAGIYATLANHGEKVTPAIIKSADHKDSSVTLPDPIGDQVIPREAADTVTSVLTGVVDDGTARDSVAKNPARDGQQVAGKTGTSDNNKSAWFTGYTPGLVTSVGLFGESAKSHAQVPLTGATGLISGSGRINGGTYPAKIWAAYTFEAMGDVTKFDLNTTQGAAVQPSYTPMPSSTPSHSPSHTPSSTPSTSTSPSHSPSHAPTQSPTQSPTQSPTQSPTQSPTGGISDNPIDPGGGQNFGQ; encoded by the coding sequence ATGGGACGAGCGGAAGAGAGACGAGCGCGACAGCGCGGTGGCCACCGCGCGGCGCCCAAGCGCCACCGCTCCGCGCCCACGGCGGCCACCCCGGCCGACGGCAGGCCCGGCAGGCCCCCCAAGGGCCGAAGCGGCAAACCTCCCAAGGGCCGAATACGCCGGCTGTTCACCTGGAAGAAAATCCTCGGGACGTTCTTCACGCTCTGCCTGCTGGTGATCGCCGCCTTCATCGGGCTCTACCTGTACGTGGACATCCCGGCGGGCAACGCCGACGCCCAGTTGCAGAGCAACATCTACAAGTACAGCGACGGCACGATGCTCACCCGCACCGGCTACCTCAACCGTGAGAGCGTCGACCTCAGCGAAGTCCCCAAAGACGTCCAGCGCACCTTCGTCGCGGCCGAGAACAAGAACTTCTACCACGACGCCGGCGTCGACCTGCAGGGCACCGCCCGCGGCATCCTCAACACCGTCATGGGGCGCGGCACACAGGGCGGTTCGACGATCACCCAGCAGTACGTCAAGAACTACTACCTGGACCAGAACCAGACCGTCACGCGCAAGCTGAAGGAACTGGTCATCTCGCTGAAGCTGGACCGCCAGAAGTCCAAGGACTACATCCTCGCGGGCTACATCAACACCAGCTACTACGGCCGCGGCGCCTACGGCATCCAGGCCGCGGCACAGGCGTACTACCACAAGGACGCCAAGAACCTCACCGTCGAGGAGGGCGCCTACCTCGCGGCGCTGCTCCAGGCGCCGAACCAGTACGACTGGGCGATCGCCAGCGACACGGGCAAGAAGTTCGCGCAGGCCCGCTGGAACTACGTCCTGGACAACATGGTCAAGCAGAACTGGCTGGATGCGAGCAAGCGCCAGGCCATGAAGTTCGAGGTCCCCAAGGCGCCCAAGGCGGCGCCCGGCATGAAGGGCCAGACCGGCTACCTGGTGGACGCGGCCAACGCGCAGCTGGAGAAGCAGCTGGTCGCCCAGGGCAAGGCCAACTCCCTCGGTGACGCCGAGGCGTTGGTCAAAAAGGGCGGTTGGACCATCACGCTCAATATCGACAGGAAGAAGCAGCGCGAGCTGGAGCAGGCCGTCAAGGAGCAGCTGACCAGCAAGCTGGACGCGAAGAAGCGCTCCGTCGATGGCGACGTCCAGCCGGGTGCCGCGTCCGTCGACCCGAAGACGGGCAAGGTGCTCGCCATGTACGGCGGCGCGGACTACTTCCAGCACTACACCAACAACGCGACCCGCCGCGACTACCAGCCCGCCTCCACCTTCAAGCCGGTGATCCTGGCCGCGGCTCTGGCCGAGGGCGCCCAGACGCAGGACGGCCAGCCCATCACGGCGAGCACGATCTACGACGGCACCAGCGGCCGCCAGGTCGTGGACCACGGCAGCAAGGTCGGCTTCGGCCCGCCGAACGAGGACAAGCAGGACTACGGCCCCATCACCGTCCAGACGGCCATGAACCAGTCCGTCAACTCCGTCTTCGCGCAGATGGGCGTCGACGTGGGCATGGACAAGGTGATGTCCGTGGCCGGCAAGCTCGGCATGGACACCAAGGGCATGGAGGCGGTCCCCGCACAGACGCTGGGCTCCATGGGCGCGAGCCCCCTGGAGATGGCCGGCATCTATGCGACCCTCGCCAACCACGGCGAGAAGGTCACCCCGGCGATCATCAAGTCGGCCGACCACAAGGACAGCAGTGTCACCCTGCCGGACCCGATCGGCGACCAGGTGATCCCCCGCGAGGCCGCCGACACGGTCACCTCGGTGCTCACCGGCGTGGTCGACGACGGTACGGCCAGGGACTCGGTGGCGAAGAACCCGGCGCGCGACGGCCAGCAGGTCGCCGGCAAGACGGGTACGTCCGACAACAACAAGTCGGCCTGGTTCACCGGCTACACGCCCGGCCTGGTCACCTCGGTCGGCCTGTTCGGCGAGTCCGCCAAGTCCCACGCCCAGGTTCCGCTGACTGGTGCGACGGGCCTCATCTCGGGCAGCGGCCGTATCAACGGTGGTACCTACCCGGCGAAGATCTGGGCCGCCTACACCTTCGAGGCGATGGGCGACGTCACCAAGTTCGACCTGAACACCACGCAGGGCGCGGCCGTCCAGCCGAGCTACACGCCGATGCCGTCCTCGACGCCGTCCCACAGCCCGTCGCACACACCGTCCAGCACGCCGTCGACCTCCACGTCGCCGTCCCACAGCCCGTCGCACGCACCGACGCAGTCGCCCACGCAGTCGCCGACGCAGTCCCCCACACAGTCGCCGACGCAGTCGCCGACGGGCGGGATCTCGGACAACCCGATCGACCCCGGCGGCGGACAGAACTTCGGCCAGTAG
- a CDS encoding SPFH domain-containing protein yields MSAHDPAVTADIPEMPAPRVREFTAHSIGGGLALLLGLLGLGAGVALFITASTVSAAGAKAGLIVAGVVIFLAGVISVRGLNTVAPGEARVVQLFGRYRGTIRQDGLRWVNPFTSRTRISTRVRNHETAVLKVNDAYGNPIELAAVVVWKVQDTAQATFEVDDFAEFVATQTETAVRHIAIEYPYDAHDEDGLSLRGNAEEITEKLAVELQVRVEAAGVEIIESRFTHLAYAPEIASAMLQRQQAGAVVAARRQIVDGAVGMVEAALARIAEADIVELDEERKAAMVSNLMVVLCGDRAPQPVLNTGTLYQ; encoded by the coding sequence ATGTCCGCACACGACCCGGCCGTCACCGCCGACATACCCGAGATGCCCGCGCCGCGGGTGCGCGAGTTCACCGCGCACAGCATCGGCGGGGGGCTCGCCCTGCTGCTCGGCCTGCTCGGGCTCGGCGCGGGCGTCGCCCTGTTCATCACCGCCTCCACCGTCTCCGCCGCCGGCGCCAAGGCCGGACTCATCGTCGCGGGCGTCGTCATCTTCCTCGCCGGCGTCATCTCGGTGCGCGGCCTGAACACGGTCGCGCCCGGCGAGGCCCGGGTCGTCCAGCTCTTCGGGCGCTACCGGGGCACGATCCGGCAGGACGGCCTGCGCTGGGTGAATCCCTTCACCTCGCGGACCCGGATCTCCACCCGCGTGCGCAACCACGAGACCGCCGTCCTGAAGGTCAACGACGCCTACGGCAACCCGATCGAGCTGGCCGCGGTCGTGGTCTGGAAGGTCCAGGACACCGCGCAGGCCACGTTCGAGGTGGACGACTTCGCCGAGTTCGTCGCCACGCAGACCGAGACGGCCGTCCGGCACATCGCGATCGAGTACCCCTACGACGCCCACGACGAGGACGGCCTGTCGCTGCGCGGCAACGCCGAGGAGATCACCGAGAAGCTGGCCGTCGAGCTGCAGGTGCGGGTGGAGGCGGCCGGAGTGGAGATCATCGAGTCCCGCTTCACGCATCTCGCGTACGCTCCCGAGATCGCCTCGGCGATGCTCCAGCGGCAGCAGGCGGGGGCGGTCGTGGCCGCGCGGCGGCAGATCGTGGACGGCGCGGTCGGCATGGTCGAGGCGGCACTCGCCCGGATCGCCGAGGCCGACATCGTGGAACTGGACGAGGAACGGAAGGCGGCGATGGTGTCCAACCTGATGGTCGTGCTGTGCGGGGACCGGGCCCCGCAGCCGGTCCTCAACACCGGGACCCTCTACCAGTGA
- a CDS encoding PadR family transcriptional regulator — protein sequence MSIGHTLLGLLESGPRHGYDLKRAFDEKFGHDRPLHYGQVYSTMSRLLKHGHVEVDGIEAGGGPERKRYAITDAGITDVERWLATPEKPEEYLQSTLYTKVVLALLTHRNAADILDTQRAEHLRSMRILTDRKRKGDLADQLICDHALFHLEADLRWLELTAARLDKLREAVAK from the coding sequence ATGTCCATCGGTCACACTCTCCTGGGGCTCCTGGAGTCCGGCCCGCGGCACGGTTACGACCTGAAGCGGGCCTTCGACGAGAAGTTCGGTCACGACCGGCCGCTGCACTACGGCCAGGTCTACTCCACGATGTCCCGGCTGCTGAAGCACGGCCACGTGGAGGTCGACGGCATCGAGGCCGGCGGCGGCCCCGAGCGGAAGCGGTACGCCATCACCGACGCCGGCATCACCGACGTCGAGCGCTGGCTCGCGACCCCGGAGAAGCCCGAGGAATACCTCCAGTCGACCCTGTACACCAAGGTCGTCCTCGCGCTGCTGACCCACCGGAACGCGGCCGACATCCTCGACACCCAGCGCGCCGAGCACCTGCGCAGCATGCGGATCCTGACCGACCGCAAGCGCAAGGGCGATCTCGCGGACCAGCTGATCTGCGACCACGCGCTGTTCCACCTGGAGGCCGACCTGCGCTGGCTGGAACTCACCGCCGCGCGCCTCGACAAGCTCCGTGAGGCGGTGGCCAAGTGA
- a CDS encoding ABC transporter ATP-binding protein, with protein sequence MTPPPAGSLLTAENLCKAYGPTVALDGAEFSIHPGEVVAVMGPSGSGKSTLLHCLAGIVPPDSGSITYDGRELSGMNDAERSALRRSEFGFVFQFGQLVPELTCVENVALPLRLNGASRKQAEQAALAWMQRLEVDDLKGKRPGEVSGGQGQRVAVARSLVTGPRVVFADEPTGALDSLNGERVMELLTDAARSTNAAVVLVTHEARVAAYSDREIVVRDGKSRDMERAL encoded by the coding sequence GTGACTCCTCCCCCTGCCGGCTCCCTGCTCACCGCCGAGAACCTGTGCAAGGCCTACGGCCCCACCGTCGCGCTCGACGGCGCCGAGTTCTCCATCCACCCCGGCGAGGTCGTCGCCGTGATGGGCCCCTCCGGCTCCGGCAAGTCGACCCTGCTGCACTGCCTCGCCGGCATCGTGCCGCCCGACTCCGGGTCCATCACCTACGACGGCCGCGAACTGTCCGGCATGAACGACGCCGAGCGCAGCGCCCTGCGCCGGTCCGAGTTCGGCTTCGTCTTCCAGTTCGGCCAGCTCGTCCCGGAGTTGACCTGCGTGGAGAACGTGGCCCTCCCGCTCCGGCTGAACGGCGCCTCCCGCAAGCAGGCCGAGCAGGCCGCGCTCGCCTGGATGCAGCGCCTGGAGGTGGACGACCTCAAGGGCAAGCGGCCCGGCGAGGTCTCCGGCGGCCAGGGGCAGCGCGTCGCGGTGGCGCGGTCGCTGGTCACCGGGCCCCGCGTGGTGTTCGCCGACGAGCCGACCGGCGCGCTCGACTCCCTCAACGGAGAGCGCGTGATGGAGCTGCTGACCGACGCGGCCCGCTCCACCAACGCGGCCGTCGTCCTGGTCACGCACGAGGCCCGGGTGGCCGCCTACTCCGACCGGGAGATCGTCGTACGCGACGGCAAGTCGCGGGACATGGAGCGCGCACTGTGA
- a CDS encoding ABC transporter permease, with product MNPRQWTRDLGMGVRFAVTGGREGWIRMLLTAVGVGLGVALLLLTTAIPNALAVRDQRNEARQDFTYGPHRAKAANTLVISHADTTYHGKDVRGRLVEPEGPRAPLAPGLSTYPAPGEMVVSPALKDLLGSGEGKLLRERLPYRIAGTISESGLVGSQELAYYAGATNLASRIDTYRTARITEFGRPDTSSSTDPMDPVLILLVLVVFAVLLMPVAVFIATAVRFGGERRDRRLAALRLVGSDSRMTRRIAAGEALAGALVGLVFGTAFFLLGRELAGSVEIVGISVFPSYLNPSPALAALVAIAVPAAAVLVTLFALRGVVIEPLGVVRTAKPTRRRLWWRLLLPLGGLACLTPMVGQGRNNGNFNEYLVIGGVLLLLVGVTALLPWVVEAVVARLGRGGIAWQLAVRRLQLNSGTAARMVNGIAVAVAGAIAMQMLFAGVEGDYTRSTAKDTDRVQMQVSLPQGVPFLPAAEKFATTEGVRKAVSLGSTDLGDGRFGPGKGPDNTVGLTVGTCASLRAVADLPACRDGDVFTVTGGDRDADVTKLARPGRTLHLDASNGTGGGPDVVWTVPGDLKRGRALDGLTGIKESRVLMTPAAMSQRMSATLTGSVYLSMDMSAPDASEHVRNTAARIDPLANAIVWSATERSQRFTSIRTGTFAGAICVLALIGASLLVSQLEQLRERRKLLSSLVAFGTRRRTLSMSVLWQTAIPIALGLLLASAVGLTLGAVLLKMVGATVGVDWPSVLSLTGAGAAVVLTVTALSLPPLVRMMRPEGLRTE from the coding sequence GTGAATCCCCGTCAATGGACCCGGGATCTCGGCATGGGGGTCCGGTTCGCCGTCACCGGCGGGCGCGAGGGCTGGATCCGGATGCTGCTGACGGCGGTCGGCGTCGGCCTGGGCGTGGCGCTGCTGCTGCTGACGACCGCGATCCCGAACGCGCTGGCGGTACGGGACCAGCGCAACGAGGCCCGTCAGGACTTCACCTACGGCCCGCACCGGGCGAAGGCCGCGAACACCCTGGTGATCTCCCACGCCGACACGACGTACCACGGCAAGGACGTCCGCGGCCGGCTGGTGGAGCCCGAGGGGCCGCGGGCACCGCTCGCCCCGGGCCTGTCGACGTACCCGGCGCCGGGCGAGATGGTCGTCTCGCCCGCGCTGAAGGATCTGCTCGGCTCCGGTGAGGGCAAGCTGCTGCGCGAGCGGCTGCCGTACCGGATCGCCGGGACGATCAGTGAGAGCGGGCTCGTCGGTTCGCAGGAGCTCGCCTATTACGCGGGCGCGACGAACCTGGCCTCGCGCATCGACACCTACCGGACGGCCCGGATCACCGAGTTCGGGCGCCCGGACACATCGTCCTCGACCGATCCGATGGACCCGGTCCTGATCCTGCTGGTGCTGGTCGTCTTCGCGGTGCTGCTGATGCCGGTCGCCGTGTTCATCGCCACGGCCGTACGGTTCGGCGGCGAGCGGCGCGACCGCAGGCTGGCCGCGCTGCGGCTGGTGGGCTCCGACAGCCGTATGACCCGGCGGATCGCGGCGGGCGAGGCACTCGCCGGAGCGCTCGTCGGGCTGGTCTTCGGCACCGCCTTCTTCCTGCTCGGCCGTGAGCTCGCGGGCTCGGTCGAGATCGTGGGCATCAGTGTCTTCCCCAGCTACCTCAACCCCTCGCCCGCGCTGGCCGCCCTGGTCGCGATCGCCGTTCCGGCGGCGGCGGTGCTGGTCACGCTGTTCGCGCTGCGCGGGGTGGTCATCGAGCCGCTGGGCGTGGTCCGTACGGCCAAGCCCACGCGCCGCCGGCTGTGGTGGCGGCTGCTGCTGCCACTGGGCGGACTGGCGTGTCTCACGCCGATGGTCGGACAGGGCCGGAACAACGGCAACTTCAACGAGTACCTGGTGATCGGCGGCGTCCTGCTGCTGCTCGTCGGCGTCACCGCGCTGCTGCCGTGGGTCGTCGAGGCCGTCGTGGCCCGGCTGGGCCGGGGCGGCATCGCCTGGCAACTGGCCGTACGAAGGCTGCAGTTGAACAGCGGTACGGCGGCGCGCATGGTGAACGGCATCGCGGTCGCGGTGGCCGGGGCGATCGCGATGCAGATGTTGTTCGCGGGCGTCGAGGGGGACTACACCAGGTCCACCGCGAAGGACACCGACCGGGTGCAGATGCAGGTCAGCCTGCCCCAGGGTGTTCCCTTCCTCCCGGCCGCCGAGAAGTTCGCCACGACCGAGGGCGTACGGAAGGCCGTCTCGCTGGGCAGCACCGACCTGGGCGACGGGCGCTTCGGCCCCGGCAAGGGGCCGGACAACACCGTCGGCCTCACCGTCGGCACCTGCGCCTCGCTGCGTGCGGTGGCCGACCTGCCGGCCTGCCGCGACGGGGACGTCTTCACGGTGACCGGCGGGGACCGGGACGCCGACGTGACGAAGCTCGCCCGGCCCGGCCGCACGCTCCACCTCGACGCGAGCAACGGCACGGGCGGCGGCCCGGACGTCGTGTGGACCGTACCGGGCGACCTGAAGCGGGGCCGCGCGCTCGACGGGCTCACCGGGATCAAGGAGAGCCGTGTGCTGATGACACCGGCGGCCATGTCCCAGCGGATGAGCGCCACGCTGACCGGATCCGTGTACCTCTCGATGGACATGTCGGCGCCGGACGCGAGCGAGCACGTCCGCAACACGGCCGCGCGGATCGACCCGCTGGCGAACGCGATCGTGTGGTCGGCCACCGAGCGGTCCCAGCGGTTCACCTCCATCCGCACCGGTACGTTCGCCGGCGCCATCTGTGTACTGGCGCTGATCGGCGCGAGCCTGCTGGTCTCCCAGCTGGAGCAGCTGCGCGAACGCAGGAAGCTGCTGTCGTCGCTGGTCGCCTTCGGCACCCGGCGACGCACGCTGAGCATGTCGGTGCTCTGGCAGACCGCGATCCCGATCGCACTGGGCCTGCTGCTCGCCTCGGCCGTCGGACTGACGCTGGGCGCGGTGCTGCTGAAGATGGTGGGCGCGACGGTCGGCGTGGACTGGCCGAGTGTGCTCTCCCTGACCGGCGCCGGCGCGGCGGTGGTCCTCACGGTCACCGCGCTGAGCCTGCCGCCGCTGGTCCGGATGATGCGCCCGGAGGGGCTGCGGACGGAGTAG
- a CDS encoding LysR substrate-binding domain-containing protein translates to MTISNGKRRQPSLAQLRAFAAVAEHLHFRDAAAAIGMSQPALSGAVSALEETLGVTLLERTTRRVLLSPAGERLAVRAKAVLDAVGALLEEAEAVRAPFTGALRLGVIPTVAPYLLPAVLRLVHERYPHLDLQVHEEQTASLLEGLGSGRLDLLLLAVPLGVPGVVELPLFDEDFVLVTPLDHWLGGREGIPREALKELNLLLLDEGHCLRDQALDICREAGREDAPVTTTAAGLSTLVQLVAGGLGCTLLPRTALKLETARSSQLLTGSFAEPAPSRRVAFAMRAGAARSAEYEELAAALREGLGALPVRVLD, encoded by the coding sequence GTGACCATCAGTAACGGCAAGCGGAGGCAGCCGAGCCTCGCCCAGCTGCGTGCCTTCGCCGCCGTGGCCGAGCATCTGCACTTCCGGGACGCGGCGGCCGCCATCGGGATGAGCCAGCCCGCCCTGTCGGGTGCGGTCTCGGCACTGGAGGAGACCCTCGGGGTGACCCTTCTCGAGCGTACGACGCGCAGGGTGCTGCTCTCGCCCGCCGGTGAGCGCCTCGCGGTGCGGGCGAAGGCGGTGCTGGACGCGGTCGGGGCGCTGCTGGAGGAGGCCGAGGCGGTCCGGGCGCCGTTCACGGGCGCTCTGCGCCTCGGGGTGATCCCCACCGTCGCGCCGTACCTCCTGCCCGCCGTGCTGCGGCTGGTGCACGAGCGCTACCCGCACCTCGACCTCCAGGTGCACGAGGAGCAGACCGCCAGCCTGCTGGAGGGCCTGGGCTCCGGCCGTCTGGACCTGCTGTTGCTGGCAGTCCCGCTCGGTGTCCCCGGCGTCGTCGAACTCCCGCTGTTCGACGAGGACTTCGTGCTCGTCACCCCGCTCGACCACTGGCTCGGCGGCCGCGAGGGCATCCCGCGCGAGGCACTGAAGGAGCTGAACCTGCTGCTCCTGGACGAGGGCCACTGCCTGCGCGACCAGGCCCTGGACATCTGCCGGGAGGCGGGGCGGGAGGACGCGCCGGTGACCACGACGGCCGCCGGGCTGTCCACCCTCGTCCAGCTCGTCGCCGGCGGCCTCGGCTGCACGCTGCTGCCGCGCACGGCGCTGAAGCTGGAGACGGCCCGCAGCAGCCAGCTCCTCACCGGGTCCTTCGCCGAGCCCGCGCCGAGCCGTCGCGTCGCGTTCGCGATGCGGGCCGGAGCGGCGCGCTCCGCTGAGTACGAGGAGCTGGCCGCCGCTTTGCGCGAGGGGCTGGGTGCGTTGCCGGTACGGGTGCTGGACTAG
- a CDS encoding peroxiredoxin: protein MLTVGDKFPEFELTACVSLEKGKEFEQIHHKSYEGKWLVVFAWPKDFTFVCPTEIAAFGKLNDEFADRDAQILGFSGDSEFVHHAWRKDHPDLTDLPFPMMADSKHELMRDLGIEGEDGFAQRAVFVVDPNREIQFTMVTAGSVGRNPKEVLRVLDALQTDELCPCNWSKGEDTLDPVALLAGE from the coding sequence GTGCTCACTGTCGGTGACAAGTTCCCCGAGTTCGAACTGACCGCCTGCGTCTCGCTGGAGAAGGGCAAGGAGTTCGAGCAGATCCACCACAAGTCCTACGAGGGCAAGTGGCTGGTCGTGTTCGCATGGCCGAAGGACTTCACCTTCGTCTGCCCGACCGAGATCGCCGCGTTCGGGAAGCTGAACGACGAGTTCGCCGACCGCGACGCCCAGATCCTCGGCTTCTCCGGTGACTCCGAGTTCGTCCACCACGCCTGGCGCAAGGACCACCCGGACCTGACCGACCTGCCGTTCCCGATGATGGCCGACTCCAAGCACGAGCTGATGCGCGACCTCGGCATCGAGGGCGAGGACGGCTTCGCACAGCGTGCCGTCTTCGTCGTCGACCCGAACCGCGAGATCCAGTTCACCATGGTCACCGCCGGTTCCGTGGGCCGTAACCCCAAGGAGGTCCTGCGGGTCCTGGACGCCCTGCAGACCGACGAGCTGTGCCCCTGCAACTGGAGCAAGGGCGAGGACACTCTGGACCCGGTCGCGCTGCTGGCCGGTGAGTGA